CCAAGTCAGGTGTCTTATCCAACATGCATATGATCTTTTAAAACATAAGCACTGGTttatgaatggatgaagaaaatgctgtatgtatacacaatggaatactatttatccataacagtttaaaaaaaaaaatgaagtgtcaTTTGCAATGACATGGATGGAAAGGGAAGACACTATGgtacatgaaataagccagaaacaaaaaGTTAAGCGCCACACATTCTCGCTCatataagaaaactaaaaaaagaagatctcatagaagtaaaaagaagaGCAGAGtataccagaggctgagaaggacaAGGGTTTGTAAAAGTATACAAAAttcagctagataggaggaataagttctagtgttttatAGGACTATAGGATGACTATCGCTAACAATAATACATAGTTTTAAATATCAGGAAGGAGGATTTCAATATTCCCAatagagaaatgataaatgtttgagatgatagatCTTCTAATTAACCTACCGAATCACTATATATTGTATGTTTCAAAACACTATGTACCTGATAAATGTGTACAGTTATTATTATATAAGGTAGGAAAATAGCCTATTGCATAGAAAGAGTGATGCCATCCTGAAGCAAAACTACCACAGCCACTGATGCTTATCTCTTGCACACCAATGTGTTCTGCAGCAAGCTCTTTAAACAATTCCTGTGACATAGATGACCCCTCATAAAGATGCTTATCTAACCTTCTTAGTGGTCATAAGTTTTAGCAAGAGAGTCTGAGGTATGAGTAGCTGCACAATGTTTTACCCAAAAAGCTTAATATATAAAGGATATTTTCTGGAGGGCGGGTGTGGGGATCCAATATCTTGCAGCCACCCAAGACATGCCTCTGTTTATAAGttcctattaaatatttatttcttttaaagaagagaacatatatctatgtataagatatatagagagacatatgtataagatgtatatatcttttgcagcaacttggatagacctggagatcattattctaagCGAAGTAACACAGgactggaaaaccaaaaactgtatgttctcagttataagtgggagctaagctatgagtgtGCAAAGAAATACAGAGTGATATCGTGGTCTTTAGAGACTCAAAAGGGGGAGGTCGGAAGGGAGGATAGGGATAAAAAAGCTACATATTAGGTACAATTTACACTActgaggtgatgggtgcactaaaatctcagaattcactatATAACTCATCCACGTAACAAAAAAACACTTGTACCGAAAAAGTGGTTGGAGTAAAcattataaataagtaaataaataaataaatatttctttctgagaaactggatttgttagcctctttctttggcctctcagCTCCGTCAGCCTTTAGGGATAGTTTTGCATATATGTTTTCACCGCAgaacatcaatttaaaaaaataacaaaataaaaaaatacttaaacacTGGTTTAAAGGAGAGTGACAATGCCCTCTGATAGACAATCTCCTCTATCTAACTCCAAGATAGTTAGTTAGGGACTAACTCTGTCTTCGGCACTGTTTCCTCTCATGATTTGCACTTTCCCACTATTTTTGGCATCTGAAGATTCGTTTTTAACTCTCTTGACAGCTGGACcatgcactttaaaaataattctgaaggCTTCTTTTTCAGTATCTTTATCTTTTCTGGACTGGAAGGACTTTTCCAGACATCTgggttttcatatatttttatgcagtttttttaatttataaaaataattttaacttctattttaaataaGGGGGTACAGCTGCAGGTTTGTTAGCAGATTATATTCCTtggtgctgaggtttggagtataattgaacccatcacccaggtagtgagcatggtACTCAACAGCTAGTTTGACAGTCCTTACCCCCGATCCCTGccatctctccctctccacttagtcctcagtgtctattgttgccatttttACGTTTGTGTgtcccaatgtttagctcccacttagaagcaAGAGCATGTGatagttggttttctgtttctgtgttaatttgcttaggatgacAGTTTGCCATATTTCTGAAGGCAAAAGTTGTTTGTTTCACTAGCTTTgttcagtctttctttttttttttcagtaaaggtATTCAAAATTGTATGTTTTCTGCCCAAATATCAACTTCTATGTATTCCACAAATGTTGACACATGGTTCTTATATTGTATTCAAttcaaagaatttcaaaatattctttacaGTTTCATTTTAATGCAAGAGATATTTAACaataatgagatttttaaagGTAACTTttgtattgatattttatttaagttgGGTCAGACAGCATATGTGTATGATATTTGGCCTAGGATGAGATTTATTTGGCCCAATGTATGATCCATTTTTGTGACTGATTTTCTTTAAATGAGTTTGATGGTGTTAAAGTTAAATGTATACACATTAGATGAACATTAATATTACTTGTTTACATCTGTAATACATGAAAATTTCCAATAGTTAAATTAGTAAACCTACACTTTCAATTactgatttatttgtttatgctcataattattttctttgtagttgcCATTTAATTTGAAGCAATGTTGATAATTGCATTTTTATTCATGGTCATTACTTTCTTATGGTTATTTTTACTAATATTAAAAACCCTTATCATGAAagtttttgctttaaattttatttcgTCCTTGGTAAATTCCctaattttgttacattttattttattttattttattttgatacatagtgtttattcaacattgtaaggtatatgtgatattttgtttcatgtatataatgtgtaataaaaatcaagatatttaggatccatcacttcaagcatttatcatttctagaTCATGTGTTTTCCACCTCTGCATTTTCAACActtctgctttttatcttttaaatgtctcttgtagaaaacaaatatctcatttttgacactttatttaataatgtaatctcaaaattattattgagaaacatttttagaCTTAATGTAATTGTGATTATATTGTTTTCtatcttctcatttcttctttttactctATTTTAATGCTttatcttagattttttttcctttcctgttttctaTTGATATCAAATTTTCATGTGCTGGGTTTTAAATTGATACCTTTATCTTCCTTTcatataaaattaagtttaattcGTTCTTATCTCCTGATAGCCATTTCCATGCTGCATGTTTTTACGGTCtggaatattaatttttttaatttacacatttattttgttttaattttattgtgataaaatttatataacaaatttgtcattttcaccattttaagtgtataattttgTGGCACTgattacattcacaatgttgtgcaagcATCACCACTGTgtccaaaacttttttttttttttttgagacggagtctcgctctgccgcccaggctggagtgcagtggccggatctcagctcactgcaagctccgcctcctgggtttacgccattctcctgcctcagcctcccaagtagctgggactacaggcgcccgccacgtcgcccggctagttttttgtattttttagtagagacggggtttcaccgtgttagccaggatggtctcaatctcctgacctcgtgatcctcccgtctcggcctcccaaagtgctgggattacaggcttgagccaccgcgcccggccgtgttttGTGATTTTCATTACCTACATGTAAATGTATTTGGGGCTAAGTTGTACTCTCCCTCAccccaaaacaaataaattcaatttaataGTAGAATTAGTCCTATTCTTTGGAAATACTGGCaggtaaaaaaattattattattattattattattattattattttgagaaggagtctcactgtatcacccaggctggagtgcagtggtgtgatctcggctcactgcaacctccacctccgggttcaagtgatccccctgcctcagtctgccgAGTAGTCACTTTTTTATGTGTTTGCCCTATCTAGAAATATGACTATAATATGCACTGTGAGATTACAAATCTTGTAAAAAGAGTTGATTGGAACTAGAATAATGTAAAACTTAAATTTCCCTAATTTTAGATTACAATGCTTATTATACAAGAGACAATGTTTCAGGAAGTAAATTGTCTTCAAGGGTatttctcacattaaaaaaataaagataacaaatCTTtacctggcatatttcacttCTAAGGAACAattgaaaagaaagcaaattcttCATAAATATTGCCATGTGCCTGcctaaaataaatgtcatttataaTTAGATTTGTATCATATCCTTCCCTAATTAGCCGTTTAAATGAAGACAAGAATTATTATCCTCTGATTAAATGTTATCTACAATCTAATTGTACTAATTACTTCCAAAGTGAAAATTTGTTTGCATCTGGGAGAACTGATTTGTGGCTTATTTATTACTTACATGatgaaaatgaagttttaattACACAGTTggatttttattaaacatttatctctttttttgtgaCTCCCTATTCAAAACTCAGTTTGAAGGTCCAAATATAGAGCTGCAGCAAGAAGCCTGTTGCAAATTCGTGATATAAAATCTCTTTGAATTTGCATGAGAGTAATTTCAGCCAAGCATTTCAGTTATCACTCACTAAAGGGTAACAATTATAATTTTTCCGGGCTATAAGTAAGTAGTCAAGCTGCTCATTTGGAGCAATTAGTTGGTTTCTTCTTCAGGAATGTAGAGACAATCCTATTTCAGGTGAGAGCTGAACACTTCTGGAATGATAACGAAGTCAAAATAATAGCAGATGAATACATTATTGCATGATTCGAAGAATTTATTTATCATGCTTCAACAGGTCACCTGTAAATTAGCTCATCTACGGTGATATTTGACATCAGATTGTTCTCTCTACAAACATGTTCAGTCCTGCAGATAACATCTTTATAATCCTAATAACTGGAGAATTCATAATAGGAATATTGGGGAATGGATACATTGGACTAGTCAACTGGATTGACTggattaagaagaaaaagatctCTACAATTGACTGCATCCTCACCAATTTAGTTATCTCCAGAATTTGTTTGATCAGTGTAATGGTTGTAAATGGCATTGTAATAGTACTTTACCCAGATGTTTATACAAAAAGTAAACTACAGATAGTCATTTGTACCTTCTGGACATTTGCCAACTACTTAAATATGTGGTTTACCGCCTGCCTTAATGTCTTCTATTTTCTCAAGGTAGCCAATTCCTCTCACCCACTTTTTCTCTGGCTGAAGTGGAAAATTGATATGGTGGTTCGCTGGATCCTGTTGGGATGTTTTGCCATTTCCTTGCTGGTCAGCCTTATAATAGCAACAGTACTGAGTCATGATTATAGGTTTCATGCAATTGCCAAACATAAAAGAAACGTTACTGAAATGTTCCATGTGAGTAAAATGCCATATTTTGAACACTTGACTCTCTTTAACTTGCTTGCAATTGTCCCATTTATTGTGTCATTGatgtcatttttccttttagtaaGATCTTTACGGAGACATACCAAGCAAATAAAACTCTATGCTACTGGCGGTAGAGACCCAAGCACAGAAGCTCATGTGAGAGCCATTAAAACTATGACTTtgcttatcttcttttttttcctatactATATTACTTCGCTTTTGGTGAACTTTAGCTATCTTATTACAAACTACAAGTTAGCTATGGCGTTTGGAGAGATTGTAGCAATTCTCTATCCCTCGGGTCACTcacttattttagttattttaaataacaaactgAGGCAGGCATCTGTCAGAATGCTGACGTGTAGAAAAATTGCCTGCATGGTATGAAATCTTACAAATTgaatttaaaatcaaatgttCACTAacaaaaaatatgattttcttaTAAGTCTATTCTCATTTTCCCcagttatctcatttattttagatggatATCTTTAGGTATTATCAGGACCTAGTAGCAAACTAATgaatatatcttttgtatctcttTACAACCCAGAAATGCTCATCTTTACACTCCTTTTCCTCGAAGAATTTCACAGCTCATGGTTCTCTTCTTGTCTCCTCACCGCAAATGTTAGGCATGTATTGCCTGGTTAAAATCTTTTTAGATTTTACTTTGGCTCATGGTAAAGTCAACCTGAGCTACACTAActgatttctcatttttctctgtcaTACATTTTTATTGCCGGTCCTTAACTGTGCTCCTTTCGTGGCTCTGCTGAGTCACTCCCATTTGGCTTATTGACTAGGAACTCAGATCTTCTCCGGTCTGTCTTTGGTTTTCCTGGATGATGCTTTCTATGGTCTCCTAGATAATATTTTCTGATTAACCTTGTTCTGatgctttctatttattttccttgagaTTAAATTTCCTCTCAAACAActtgcttttcatggagcaccTGGGTGTGAATCAAACCCATTCAAGTACCACCCACTAAGAGGTGTTCCTAAGCCCTCTTCACAATCTGGATAAAAGAATGGGGATAACAAATATCAGTCAGACTGCCCACTCAGGTTCTTTTCTCTAGCCAGACCCTGCAAAGGTTTTCACTCAGGacttaacaaaagaaatgaattgGGAAGAAATTAGCATATACCATGGAATAAGCACATACCGTCACTGGAAGAAGCAACAAAtgtttacaaaaaatacagaataatttttataaaaaagaaggaaaataagtaactaaaaattttaatttttctgttaacATGAAATCCATCCTCACTATAGTATTATTGAAACGTTTGGTCTGGCATATCTCAGGTTGTGTATGTTCTAACACGGCTGTACAATGCCACTTTTACTCTATTactttctatgtttaattttgatGCATTTCAATCTACTAATTTCCTTTTACTATAACTAAAACACTACTTACCTGAAAATTATCAATTGTCTTATTATTATGCAAAACTCACTCTGTGTATTACTAATATTTATAGCCCTAAGTATATAAATTTATGAACTGTATTTCTAACATGCTAGCTGTTTATGTTACTCTTTATTGTACAAGATGGAAGAATTCATGTTCTCTTGATgggatattattaatatattctacaaaatacctgtaGATTTTATACTAGGAtgaactttatatttttctaaatgtttagatgaaataaatgttttattgaatTAGTACTTTTGGGAAGGTTTTACCCCACTAGGCTTaagtttttttcttccatattttgtTTCTTGCCTCTCCAATGTTTCAAACATTTCCAGTGACCACAGTGACTGGGGTTCAAAGTAGTAAGCTTTTGACAAAATGCTGTCTTGTAgaactttttttcttaactatatATTCACATAACTTCATGCTATACAACATTGGTATGCATAAGATCTACATTTAtttccaaaaccaaacaaaacaaaagtctaaAAATAATTTGGCCAAATACGTCATCATAGTTCCTATGAGTACTTCATTTACCAGGATACACTGTGGGATAGAAATGATGAGtctaggccaagcacagtggctcacacctgtaatcccagcactctgggaggctgaggatggcggatcacctgaggtcgggagttcgaaaccagcctgaccaacatgggtaaaccccatctctactaaaaatacaaaattagccaggcatggtggcacatgcttgtaataccagcgacttggcaggctgaggcaggagaatcgcttgaacttgggaggtggaggttgcggtgagccgaaattgcactccagcctgagcaacaagagcgaaactctgtctcagaaataaataaataaataaaaggaaacgaTGAGTCTAGGTCAGGGATCATTTCCAAGATTGTCCTATCATAGGTGATGTTCCAGTTTTCTGTGAACATGGCTACATAATCATGCAGACTGTCCAAAACTGAGGCTACATCTCCGGAATGAAGGTTTGTCCTTTAAGGAAGGATAAGAGAAGACATGCGTTCCTAGGAAGATGTGAGTACCCAAAAACTAGTCTATGGAAACATCATgtagtaaagcacttctcagtaACTCTAAAGTAGAGAAGCTATTTCAAACTAAGAATACATCTTTAGAGATGTGGAAAGTTTAACCTTCAGTCTGCTGCTAGAAGGGTTGAGGATCTAGATACTCATGTAATTTGTATGGAGGAACgtagaaagaatgaaatacaGAATTTTACTATCTTCTCTGTCATGCATACAACTACCCttgagaacattttttaaatttttctaaatctttataaaagtataattgatataaaaagaactgcacatatttaatgtatacaatttcaAACACCCATGATATCATCATCACAAACAAGGTAACAGACATATCTAATACCTCTCAAAGTTTCCTTGAgaacattttaagagaaaatgaaaaatttaaagataatcaatagcttttttttattataggtCCTCTAtcttattatatataacattgtTTAGTAACCATTAAATGTCACTTGGTCAATAAGACAATGTGTTGTATTAAAGAGACACTATGCCATATAACTGTTCATCTAAATGGCCAAAATAATCACCTAAAAAGTTTATTTGGAATCAAATAATCTATATTTagtgttaactttttaaatttcctgaaaATATATAACTCTCACTATGGAACCAAATTTTAGATTCTTGACTAATTATCAATATTaacattcaggaaaataaaaattcttcaagAAATTTCCATTTTTGCTAGTTTTATACTTGCTACCAAATTCTTGATGTTTAGGTTGCCAGAATGGAGAACTCCatcaaatttgaatttcagtaCTTCCTGAAAGCACTGATCTTAAGTAATTTGGGACATacactaaaaaattattcattttcttacctgtaaTTCAAGTTTAACTGGGTGTCCTGAATTTTTAGTTTCTAAAACTAGAAACCCTATTGAGGTAATATACATCACAAACTAACGAATCCAAAATGCGCACACCTTAGCCTCAGAAAGACAATGCAGGACCATGAAAGGGAATTGACTGAATTTGCATCTTAGTAAAGTAGCTCAGCCTAAATTAACCATATGTGGAAAATTACAACCTACTGAGTAGGTAAATGGGCATACAGTGGCCAGACCAAGGATCACCAACCACATTGTTTGTCAGGACTAATTAGGATTTAATGAAGATAGCTCCAGTCTTCATTTATCATTCCAGTCTCCATCACAAGACAGACTACAACAGAGGTAAAGAAAACTACATCAAAATCTAAGAAGCAGGTGTGGATGTCAAACTCCATCAGGTCAACTAGAAACTAATTGCATATTTCTCTATTTAAACATGACAGATAAAGTACAAACTACTTTATTCTTCTTAGCAATTGGAGAGTTTTCAGTGGGGATCTTAGGGAATGCATTCATTGGATTGGTAAACTGTATGGACTGGGTCAAGAAGAGGAAAATTGCCTCCattgatttaatcctcacaagtcTGGCCATTTCCAGAATTTGTCTATTATGCGTAATACTATTAGATTGTTTTATGTTGGTGCTGTATCCAGATGTCTATGCCACTGGTAAACAAATGAGAATCATTGACTTCTTCTGGACACTAACCAACCATTTAAGCATCTGGTTTGCAACCTGCCTCAGCATTTACTATTTCTTCAAGATAGCTACTTTCTTTCACCCACTTTTCCTCTGGATGAAATGGAGAATTGACAGGGTGATTTCCTGGATTCTATTGGGGTGCGTGGTTCTCTCTGTGTTTATTAACCTTCCAGCCACTGAGAATCTGAATGCTGATTTCAGGCGTTGTgtgaaggcaaagaggaaaacaaacttAACTTGGAGTTGCAGAGTAAATAAGGCTCAACATGCTTCTACCAAGTTATTTCTCAACCTGGTAACGCTGCTCCCCTTTTCTGTGTGCCTGATGTCATTTTTCCTCTTGATCCTCTCCCTGCGGAGACATATCAGGCGAATGCAGCTCGGTGCCACAGGGTGCAGAGACCCCAGCAGAGAAGCCCATGTGAGAGCCCTGAAAGctgtcatttccttccttctcctctttatTGCCTACTATTTGTCCTTTCTCATCGCCACCTCCAGCTACTTTATTCCAGAGACGGAATTAGCTGTGATTTTTGGTGAGTTTATAGCTCTAATCTACCCCTCAAGCCATTCATTTATCCTAATACTGGGGAACAATAAATTAAGACGCGCATCTCTAAAGGTGCTTTGGACAGTAATGTCTattctaaaaggaagaaaattccaaCAACATAAACAGATCTGAAGAAAAACTAAGCTTTTCTAGGACAAACAAAGATAAGATGTTTCTAAATTAACTTCAGTTGTTGCGTTAATGTTTTATAGATTAATGATTCCTAAAACTTAATTAGTATTATCTGTAATTGTAATGTAGGGAATCTTATGTACAGCTGGCTGGATCTCTGTATCTCTGTGTCTGactctgtgtctgtttctctcttctctcactcttcctttctttagaGTTGCTGTTTTTTAAAACGTGTTTCAGAACAAAGAGAAATTAATATCCTAATATAAACTATTGAGTAGATGGCATTTTCATAGTTCTAAACCCTGTTTCCAGATGCAAAGTTGTGTGACCAATTCAAAACAACTTTAATAGGATCTTGTTGTTATTTGCATCTTTATGAAAAGCAACTAGTTCCTTCTCATAATCTTCATTAGATTGTTCTTCTCGGATCACTCTGCAAAGCTCTACTTTTGGCAAAGACTCAATAAAGTGACAGTTCTTAATAAATGCTGTGGAATTCTACGAATAATCTTATTATAATCACAGTGAAGGTATATATTAATGGATAAATATATTGTCAGAGTAAGTTCAAAGATTATTTGAGCATTGCAGGTCAATGAAGGATAATCTATAAGTAAAAAGGGAAATTTTATGTAGAAAACGTTTATAAAATAAGAAGCCTAAATTGAACTATTAATTATTTATCAAAGAAAATTTCTCTACAAAAGATGTACTTCCACAGACTGCACCAGGCAATGATTGTCAAGATGCTGTGATAAGACCTTCCATCAAAAGCTTATATATGGTCACGTTAAAATGTCAAAACTCTCAAAGGATATATTGCCTCAATGTAGATCATCTCTACACCCCAGGGAAACATTGTTTGGATTGTATATAAGACATCTTTTTTAAAAGGATTCAATGATTCTCTTTCAGTAATTTGTAGAACAGCAGAACATCCCTAAGAATATAGAATACATTAACAAACAGTATCAAGCAACCCGATCTGATATTTACGAAAGACTccataaaagaaagagagaacacaTTCTCTTTTCAAGCATATATTGAATATTCTCCAGACAATACCGTATGTCAGGCCACAAAAGGAAATATGCATTTGGGACATAGCATCAAAAGCACATCATTTGTATTGTGGCAAAGATATTTTGGGATGATCAATCCTGTACTAACCAACCTAGAGTAGCCAGGAGCTTtgtgtacaaaaaagaaaatatttacaaataaagagatataaatgttctcatcaataaatttggtaaaaatcaaaattagtttTATACTAgttttatatgttcatttttcCTCTCTGACTCTGAAAGTGAAAAAGATACACACTGATTTAACTGCTAAATTTACAAAGATGTTTTGGGTAccctgtaatttaaaaaaaaaagaaaattagacgCATAGGCTAaagcttacttttttttaatactgtctCAAAGAATACCTTTCCCCATACCCTAACTGAGCCAAGGCCcagtttgtgttaattttttaggcatagaaacaaaagaaacttgAAGGCTGATTGGAATCTTGGAAGCTCCATATTTGGTGCCTCTATATTGTGGACCCTAGAAATTTAGTTGCAAACATAGCACCTCAAAATTCAATTCCTCTGTGGTCAGCAGCCAGGCAAAGGATACAGAGGTAGAAATAGTATCAGTGTTAGTAACCTCTTACTGTACATAATTCTCGTTCTGGCCTACCTAGGATGAAAGTAATACAACCAAGGTAGGTGTATTTTCTTCTGAGATTATATTAATTCTGAGAAATTATGCAAAGATGATAACTCAGGgttgaaagaaatatttgcactGTCTTTCACTCCAAGTATTTAGGATAGAGTTTTCAGGCTTTCTCTAGGTGAGTGTAGTGAAGGGGCtacagaaaacacagaaagactccttttttctgttttagttccCAGCTTAATAAAAAGATATCCATTAGCACATTGAATGTCTGACTGTTAGACTCTATCTTGGGTGCAGAAAATACAGATCAAATGTGACAAAATCCATGCTCTCATGAAATGTACAGTCTTAGAAAGCATTATGGAAGACAAATAATGATCaagtaaacaaagaaattatTATGAGTCATGATTAATGCAATTGAGAACAACTGAAGGTGAAGGATACCTGTATACAGCATAGTCAGGATAGATCAACCCAAGAAAATGAGCTCTTAGCTGAGACTTGAATGACAAATATAATCTAGTCATACAACATCCTGGAGGAATAATATCTCCAAAAGATGGAAGAGCAAGTAAGTGCAAAGACCTTAAGGAGCAAATGTTTGAGAAAATGTGACAAAGGTTTGAATGACCAAAGCGTGATGAGCAAGGAGTGAATGGCAGGAGATCATAGTCAAGATAATAAAAGACTTTGTAGGTCGTGAGAGGGAATTTGGATTTAAGTGCAAGGGAAAGATATTGAAGAATTTAAAGCTATGTGCAACATAATTTGACTTAAATATAGATTTAACTTCACTTTAGTTATAGGAAGAATACTGTAT
The Rhinopithecus roxellana isolate Shanxi Qingling chromosome 10, ASM756505v1, whole genome shotgun sequence DNA segment above includes these coding regions:
- the TAS2R8 gene encoding taste receptor type 2 member 8 — its product is MFSPADNIFIILITGEFIIGILGNGYIGLVNWIDWIKKKKISTIDCILTNLVISRICLISVMVVNGIVIVLYPDVYTKSKLQIVICTFWTFANYLNMWFTACLNVFYFLKVANSSHPLFLWLKWKIDMVVRWILLGCFAISLLVSLIIATVLSHDYRFHAIAKHKRNVTEMFHVSKMPYFEHLTLFNLLAIVPFIVSLMSFFLLVRSLRRHTKQIKLYATGGRDPSTEAHVRAIKTMTLLIFFFFLYYITSLLVNFSYLITNYKLAMAFGEIVAILYPSGHSLILVILNNKLRQASVRMLTCRKIACMV
- the TAS2R7 gene encoding taste receptor type 2 member 7, translating into MTDKVQTTLFFLAIGEFSVGILGNAFIGLVNCMDWVKKRKIASIDLILTSLAISRICLLCVILLDCFMLVLYPDVYATGKQMRIIDFFWTLTNHLSIWFATCLSIYYFFKIATFFHPLFLWMKWRIDRVISWILLGCVVLSVFINLPATENLNADFRRCVKAKRKTNLTWSCRVNKAQHASTKLFLNLVTLLPFSVCLMSFFLLILSLRRHIRRMQLGATGCRDPSREAHVRALKAVISFLLLFIAYYLSFLIATSSYFIPETELAVIFGEFIALIYPSSHSFILILGNNKLRRASLKVLWTVMSILKGRKFQQHKQI